Genomic segment of Cytophagia bacterium CHB2:
CCTGCCGGACGAAACATACAACTATGTGTTTTATATTTTCTCGGCAGCAGTGATTGGCGAAAATCCGCGTATTTTCGGATTTAAGTTTGACAATCCTTTGACGCCAATTCTGTAAGATGGTGAAGGAGAAAGGCCGGGAATAACTTGAAGAGATGGGACCAGGTTCTGGTCATTGACAAGAATGCAAAACACTCTGGTATGACAATTCCCCGTCTCGACCGGCAAACTCGTGACAATGATCTCGAGTTTGCCTTGCTTCGACATAATGTGAATAGCTTCATGATTGCTCAAACTGCTTTTTTTATAACCACACAACGACAAGCGCAGCTTCCCTCACTTTTTCACCTTGATTACCACAAACGTCGTGTCATCATTCTGCGGGCTGCCGCTGCCCCAGGCTTCGCCGGCTTGCACAAAGCGCTGAATAATATCTTGCGCGGTTTGTTGCGCGGCTTCCGTCAAGACGGTTTTTGCCAGTTCATATCCCAGCGTCTCCCCTCGCGGGTTGAAACGTTCGGTGAAACCGTCACTCATCAACATAATCACATCACCCGGCGAGAGTTCCAATTTCCGTTGTTCATAGGAAAACTCCGGCACACTTCCCAATGGCATCCCTTTAAAGTCGATTTCATGCACGTGCCGT
This window contains:
- a CDS encoding serine/threonine-protein phosphatase; translated protein: SATEVGGDYYDFHTGEDGALTVALGDATGHGLKAGTMVTAMKSLFIALAQEPELAQFFKQANHALRRINLRQIYMTLLLVRISGPRLVICGAGMPPVLIYRAATRHVHEIDFKGMPLGSVPEFSYEQRKLELSPGDVIMLMSDGFTERFNPRGETLGYELAKTVLTEAAQQTAQDIIQRFVQAGEAWGSGSPQNDDTTFVVIKVKK